The following are encoded together in the Pectobacterium wasabiae CFBP 3304 genome:
- a CDS encoding DeoR/GlpR family DNA-binding transcription regulator translates to MLEETRLHRIQALLSTLNRVSTEKIIQHLGVSRETVRRDILKLEAAGALRRVHGGIVATTEAPEPPLSIRNTVREKEKQAIARAAVQQLKAGQTLFIDAGSTTSLLADELLSMPGMTVITNSLTVAQKLTATESVAQHSVILLGGYMGASAQATSGDITLNELDRYRADVAILSPVGVDAASGATSFAHHEAAIARSMVQHARTRIILADHSKIGITSRVVYATMQEIDMIVTDTLSADKPELSLLQRHCQQVIIA, encoded by the coding sequence ATGTTAGAAGAAACGCGGTTACATCGCATACAGGCTCTGCTCTCAACATTAAACCGAGTGAGCACCGAGAAAATTATTCAGCATCTCGGTGTTTCACGCGAAACGGTACGACGCGATATTCTCAAGCTGGAAGCGGCAGGAGCGTTGCGCCGCGTTCATGGCGGGATCGTAGCCACAACGGAAGCACCGGAACCACCGTTGTCCATTCGCAATACCGTGCGCGAAAAAGAGAAGCAGGCTATTGCCCGTGCAGCGGTGCAACAGCTAAAGGCCGGACAAACGCTGTTTATCGACGCGGGTAGCACCACCTCCCTGTTAGCCGACGAACTGCTTTCTATGCCGGGAATGACGGTGATTACCAACAGTCTCACCGTTGCGCAGAAACTTACCGCAACAGAGTCTGTCGCACAACATAGCGTGATACTACTCGGTGGATACATGGGAGCTTCAGCACAGGCAACCAGCGGTGATATCACCCTCAATGAACTGGATCGCTACCGTGCCGACGTGGCGATCCTCTCTCCGGTCGGGGTAGATGCGGCCTCTGGCGCGACCAGTTTTGCTCACCACGAAGCGGCAATTGCCCGATCGATGGTGCAACATGCCAGAACGCGAATTATCCTCGCGGATCACAGCAAGATTGGCATCACGAGCCGCGTGGTCTATGCCACCATGCAGGAAATCGACATGATCGTGACTGATACGCTTAGCGCAGACAAACCCGAACTCTCGTTACTCCAGAGGCACTGCCAACAGGTGATTATCGCCTGA
- a CDS encoding FMN-binding protein yields MKKSIPAVLTTLVMAFSLSAHGNNVAQYKDGTYIGKAQGKAAEVEVTVSIKEGKIANAEVRKHGDTEAMMLSATDEIVPELLEKQDINKVDAVTGATLSSQGVINAVKQALEQAKVTP; encoded by the coding sequence ATGAAAAAATCTATTCCGGCCGTGCTGACCACGTTAGTGATGGCTTTTTCTTTATCCGCTCATGGTAATAATGTGGCGCAATATAAAGATGGCACCTACATCGGTAAAGCGCAGGGTAAGGCGGCAGAGGTTGAGGTGACGGTCAGCATTAAAGAAGGGAAGATCGCTAACGCTGAAGTGCGCAAGCATGGCGATACCGAAGCGATGATGCTGAGCGCGACCGATGAAATTGTGCCGGAGCTTCTTGAGAAGCAGGACATTAATAAGGTGGATGCGGTAACGGGGGCAACGTTATCGAGTCAGGGGGTGATTAATGCGGTGAAACAGGCGCTGGAACAGGCAAAAGTAACACCGTAA
- the pbpG gene encoding D-alanyl-D-alanine endopeptidase, with protein MTKNFKLSLFGLLILSTHAVMLPQAVAKAPTYSAGSAHQEIASGSAMVVDLRDNHILYSSNPDVVVPIASVTKLMTALVVLDANLPLDEIISVDISQTKEMKGVYSRVRLNSEISRHDMLLLALMSSENRAAASLAHHYPGGYQAFIRAMNAKARALGMTHTRYVEPTGLSINNVSTARDLTKLLIASKQYPLLSQLSTTQEKTATFTNPAYSLPFRNTNHLVYKADWSIQLTKTGFTNQAGHCLVMRTVINQRPVALVVLDAFGKYTHFADANRLRKWIETGKVSEVPAAALSYKKQKSLASRQPQSMANIDTE; from the coding sequence ATGACTAAAAATTTTAAGCTTTCTCTTTTTGGCCTGTTGATACTGTCAACCCATGCTGTGATGTTGCCACAGGCTGTGGCGAAAGCGCCGACGTATTCCGCTGGCAGTGCGCATCAGGAAATTGCTTCCGGTAGCGCGATGGTCGTGGATTTGCGTGATAACCATATCCTTTATTCGAGCAATCCTGACGTCGTGGTGCCGATCGCCTCTGTGACGAAACTGATGACGGCGCTGGTGGTGCTGGATGCCAATCTGCCGCTGGATGAAATCATCTCTGTAGATATCAGCCAGACGAAAGAAATGAAAGGGGTGTACTCGCGCGTTCGTTTGAACAGTGAGATCAGCCGTCATGACATGCTGCTACTGGCGCTGATGTCATCTGAAAACCGGGCGGCGGCTAGCCTGGCGCATCACTATCCGGGCGGCTATCAGGCATTTATCCGCGCGATGAATGCCAAGGCCCGTGCCTTAGGCATGACCCACACGCGCTATGTAGAGCCGACCGGCTTGTCCATCAATAATGTCTCGACCGCTCGCGATCTCACTAAACTCCTGATTGCCAGCAAGCAATATCCGCTACTGAGCCAGCTCAGCACGACACAGGAAAAAACGGCGACGTTCACCAACCCGGCGTATAGCCTGCCGTTCAGAAACACCAATCATCTGGTCTACAAGGCGGACTGGAGTATTCAACTGACCAAGACGGGCTTCACCAATCAGGCGGGACACTGTCTGGTGATGCGCACTGTTATTAATCAACGGCCTGTTGCGCTGGTGGTATTGGATGCCTTCGGTAAATACACACATTTTGCAGATGCTAACCGTCTGCGTAAGTGGATTGAAACCGGTAAAGTTAGCGAGGTGCCCGCTGCGGCATTGAGCTATAAGAAACAAAAATCGCTAGCTTCCCGCCAACCGCAGAGCATGGCGAATATCGATACCGAATAA
- a CDS encoding DUF6622 family protein, whose amino-acid sequence MENLLITLRHTPYWVWAVLGYLIYAGVKASQPRRQSLVRMLVVPMVFMVWGVSAIFHTLQLPLAAVGGFLLMLVIGLSIGWIWGTTSGIYLPEPRCFQRTGSWWPLVLMLLTFCFRFYFSVQLARFPTLAHDPVFCLLSGAVGGITAGIFSGVSLRLLNQMRKIRPSLT is encoded by the coding sequence GTGGAAAATCTACTGATTACTCTGCGTCACACGCCTTACTGGGTATGGGCCGTTTTGGGTTACCTGATTTATGCTGGCGTAAAAGCCAGTCAGCCGAGGCGACAATCGCTGGTGCGGATGTTAGTTGTGCCTATGGTTTTCATGGTGTGGGGCGTTAGCGCGATTTTTCACACGTTGCAACTCCCGCTTGCGGCGGTGGGCGGTTTTCTACTGATGTTGGTTATTGGGCTGAGCATTGGGTGGATATGGGGAACGACGTCAGGGATCTACCTGCCGGAACCGCGCTGTTTTCAACGCACCGGATCGTGGTGGCCTTTAGTCTTAATGCTGCTGACGTTTTGTTTTCGCTTCTATTTTTCCGTTCAACTGGCCCGGTTTCCCACGTTAGCGCATGATCCGGTATTCTGCTTGTTGTCCGGTGCAGTGGGCGGGATTACCGCCGGGATATTCAGCGGCGTCAGCCTGCGTTTGCTCAACCAGATGCGTAAAATAAGACCGTCTCTAACGTAA
- the dusC gene encoding tRNA dihydrouridine(16) synthase DusC, with product MRVLLAPMEGVLDSLVRELLTEVNDYDLCITEFLRVVDQCLPVKSFYRLCPELQHASRTPSGTRVRVQLLGQYPQWLAENAARAVELGSYGIDLNCGCPSKLVNGSGGGATLLKDPELIYQGAKAMREAVPAHLPVTVKIRLGWDSGARQFEIADAVQQAGASELAVHGRTKEDGYKAECINWQAIGEIRQRLRIPVIANGEIWDWQSAQDCMATTGCDAIMLGRGALNVPNLSRVIKYNEPRMPWPEVMLLLQKYVRLEKQGDTGLYHVARIKQWLGYLRKEYADATELFSEIRTLKTSTDIARVIGEP from the coding sequence ATGCGTGTTCTGCTTGCCCCGATGGAAGGGGTTCTCGATTCATTAGTGCGAGAACTGCTGACCGAAGTAAATGACTATGACCTGTGCATCACCGAATTTTTACGCGTGGTGGATCAGTGCCTGCCGGTTAAATCCTTTTATCGCCTTTGTCCGGAATTGCAGCATGCTAGCCGCACGCCGTCCGGCACGCGGGTGCGGGTTCAGCTATTAGGACAATACCCACAATGGCTGGCGGAAAATGCGGCACGGGCGGTGGAGCTGGGTTCGTATGGCATCGATCTTAACTGCGGCTGTCCATCAAAGCTGGTGAACGGCAGCGGGGGCGGGGCGACGCTGTTAAAAGATCCCGAACTGATTTATCAAGGCGCAAAAGCCATGCGTGAAGCGGTGCCTGCACATTTACCTGTCACGGTGAAAATACGGCTGGGGTGGGATTCCGGCGCTCGCCAGTTTGAAATTGCCGATGCGGTGCAGCAGGCGGGAGCCAGCGAGCTGGCCGTGCATGGTCGCACGAAAGAAGACGGTTATAAGGCCGAATGCATTAACTGGCAGGCGATCGGGGAAATCCGCCAGCGGCTGCGGATTCCGGTGATTGCCAACGGTGAAATCTGGGACTGGCAGAGCGCACAGGATTGTATGGCGACAACGGGCTGTGACGCGATCATGCTGGGGCGCGGTGCGCTGAATGTTCCGAATCTGAGCCGCGTGATTAAGTATAACGAACCGCGTATGCCGTGGCCGGAGGTCATGCTGCTGCTACAAAAATATGTGCGGCTGGAAAAGCAGGGCGATACGGGACTGTATCACGTCGCGCGCATTAAGCAGTGGCTCGGTTATTTGCGTAAAGAGTACGCTGATGCCACCGAATTATTCAGCGAAATTCGCACGTTGAAGACCTCAACGGATATCGCCCGTGTGATTGGTGAGCCGTAG
- a CDS encoding glutathione S-transferase family protein, which translates to MYQLYIANKNYSSWSLRPWVLLKTLSIPFEEKQVVFAPGMAQPAFKAFSPTAKVPCLIDGEITVWDSLAITEYLAEQHPDIWPADAKTRAWARCAAAEMHSGFTALRNTCAMSCGVRVKLNEISPALSSDITRISELWQEGLTRFGGPFLAGKQFSAVDAFFAPVVFRIKTYQLPVSSEAAAYCEHLLALPAMQQWLQDALAETWREAAHEEDVTNAGEVIEDFRAHA; encoded by the coding sequence ATGTATCAGTTGTACATCGCCAATAAGAACTATTCATCCTGGTCACTGCGTCCGTGGGTGTTGTTGAAAACACTGTCGATTCCTTTCGAAGAGAAGCAGGTTGTTTTTGCGCCGGGCATGGCACAGCCAGCATTTAAGGCCTTTTCCCCGACGGCAAAAGTCCCCTGCCTGATCGATGGCGAAATCACCGTCTGGGATTCACTGGCGATTACCGAATATCTGGCTGAACAGCACCCCGACATCTGGCCTGCCGATGCTAAAACCCGTGCCTGGGCACGCTGTGCCGCCGCCGAAATGCATTCCGGCTTTACTGCACTGCGCAATACCTGCGCCATGAGCTGCGGCGTGCGTGTCAAGCTGAATGAGATATCTCCAGCTCTCAGCAGCGACATTACCCGTATCAGTGAGCTGTGGCAGGAAGGATTGACACGATTTGGTGGGCCGTTTTTGGCGGGGAAACAATTTTCGGCAGTAGACGCGTTTTTTGCTCCTGTCGTTTTCCGTATCAAAACCTATCAGCTTCCCGTCTCGTCGGAAGCCGCCGCCTACTGCGAACACTTATTGGCATTGCCCGCGATGCAGCAATGGCTACAGGATGCATTAGCAGAAACCTGGCGTGAAGCCGCACACGAGGAAGATGTGACAAATGCAGGTGAAGTGATAGAGGATTTTCGCGCACACGCATAG
- the mmuM gene encoding homocysteine S-methyltransferase, with the protein MRKNTVTDMLATASTIVLDGALATELEARGCDLTDPLWSAKVLVENPALIYQVHLDYFKAGAQCAITASYQATPQGFKTRGYSEAESLTLIAKSVQLAAQARDDYRRDNPQAGVLLVAGSVGPYGAYLADGSEYRGDYQLPQAEMMAFHRPRIAALHEAGADLLACETLPSFAEVEALIALLAEFPQAQAWFSFTLRDSEHLSDGTPLHTVLERVNACLQVVAVGINCIALENVTPALTYLSSLTNLPLVVYPNSGEQYDALTKTWSSGHDAACSLTAYLPEWRAAGARLIGGCCRTTPADIAGIARCCQHEGQH; encoded by the coding sequence TTGCGTAAAAATACGGTGACCGACATGCTGGCAACGGCATCAACGATTGTGCTGGACGGTGCGCTGGCGACCGAACTGGAAGCACGCGGTTGTGATTTAACGGATCCCCTGTGGTCGGCGAAAGTGTTGGTGGAAAATCCGGCGCTGATTTATCAGGTGCACCTCGACTATTTCAAGGCTGGGGCGCAATGTGCGATTACCGCCAGCTATCAGGCAACGCCGCAAGGGTTTAAGACGCGTGGGTATAGCGAAGCGGAGTCGTTGACGCTGATTGCCAAAAGCGTACAGTTAGCGGCGCAGGCGCGGGATGATTATCGTCGTGACAATCCGCAGGCTGGTGTGCTGCTGGTGGCAGGGTCAGTCGGGCCGTATGGTGCCTATCTGGCGGATGGTTCAGAATACCGTGGCGACTACCAGTTGCCGCAGGCTGAGATGATGGCGTTTCATCGCCCCCGCATAGCGGCGCTGCATGAGGCGGGGGCGGATCTGTTGGCGTGTGAAACGCTGCCGTCTTTTGCCGAAGTCGAGGCGTTGATTGCGTTACTAGCCGAATTCCCTCAGGCGCAAGCCTGGTTCTCTTTCACGCTGCGTGACAGCGAACACCTCAGCGACGGTACGCCATTACACACCGTGCTGGAACGGGTTAACGCCTGCTTGCAGGTGGTTGCCGTGGGCATTAACTGTATTGCGCTGGAGAATGTGACGCCCGCGCTGACGTACCTGTCCTCGTTGACGAATTTGCCTTTGGTGGTTTATCCCAATTCCGGCGAGCAGTATGATGCACTAACCAAAACCTGGAGTAGCGGCCACGATGCTGCCTGTTCGCTGACGGCGTATCTGCCAGAGTGGCGGGCGGCAGGGGCGCGTCTGATTGGCGGCTGCTGCCGAACCACACCTGCTGATATTGCCGGTATTGCGCGCTGCTGCCAGCACGAGGGTCAGCACTAA
- the cyaB gene encoding class IV adenylate cyclase has product MVEHFIGKYEVELKFHIDDIAVFRNTLFSLHPEAFVFENKEHDIYYDDSEKRLQQQNIKMLVRRMEPSGIKLWIVKGPGADRCEAVNVEIFEKTDSMLQTLGYQPLFEIHKIRSIYFLNAFHITLDYIESLGYFVEISIMTDDETQLKALRDRCMSCALQLQLSLDNIETKSYYQLLGFN; this is encoded by the coding sequence ATGGTTGAACATTTCATAGGGAAATATGAAGTTGAACTTAAATTTCACATCGACGATATCGCCGTTTTCAGAAATACGCTTTTTAGTCTTCATCCAGAGGCTTTCGTCTTTGAAAATAAAGAACATGATATTTATTACGATGACTCAGAGAAGCGATTGCAACAGCAAAATATAAAAATGCTGGTACGTCGCATGGAACCATCGGGGATAAAGCTCTGGATTGTTAAAGGGCCGGGAGCCGATCGCTGCGAAGCGGTTAACGTCGAAATTTTTGAAAAAACCGACAGTATGCTACAGACGTTAGGGTATCAGCCCCTGTTTGAGATTCATAAAATTCGCAGCATCTATTTTTTAAATGCTTTTCATATTACGCTCGATTATATTGAATCCCTTGGTTATTTCGTGGAAATATCGATAATGACCGATGATGAAACCCAGTTGAAAGCACTCAGAGATCGGTGTATGTCGTGTGCGCTACAGCTTCAATTGTCATTGGATAATATTGAAACGAAATCGTATTATCAATTATTAGGTTTTAACTGA
- the mmuP gene encoding S-methylmethionine permease: MEQHASGSEGQFKRTMKARHLVMLSLGGVIGTGLFFNTGYIISTTGAAGTLLAYLIGALVVYLVMLSLGELSVAMPETGAFHVYASRYLSPATGYTVAWLYWLTWTVALGSSLTAAGFCMQYWFPQVPVWTWCLLFCVLIYLLNVVSSRFFAEGEFWFSIVKVVTILAFIVLGGGAMFGFIPMQDGSPAPFFQNITASGWFPYGGLPILMTMVAVNFAFSGTELIGIAAGETENPHKVVPMAIRTTVARLVIFFLGTVLVLAAIIPMEEAGIAKSPFVLVFEKIGIPYAADIFNFVILTAILSAANSGLYASGRMLWSLSNEGTLPRRFSRLTRRGIPLFAISVSMLGGLLALFSSVIAPDTVYVALSAISGFAVVAVWLSICASHYMFRRHHVRTGKSLSELQYRAPWFPITPILGFLLCLLACVGLAFDPSQRIALWCGIPFVALCYGAYYFTQSMKKRGLTGVEDIA, encoded by the coding sequence ATGGAACAACACGCATCAGGTTCGGAAGGGCAGTTTAAGCGCACCATGAAAGCTCGCCATTTGGTGATGCTGTCGCTCGGCGGCGTCATTGGTACCGGCCTGTTTTTCAATACGGGGTACATTATTTCCACGACTGGCGCGGCTGGGACACTATTAGCGTATTTGATCGGCGCACTGGTGGTGTATCTGGTGATGCTGAGTTTGGGGGAGCTATCTGTTGCGATGCCGGAAACTGGGGCGTTCCATGTGTATGCGTCTCGCTACCTCAGCCCGGCAACGGGCTATACCGTGGCGTGGCTGTATTGGCTGACGTGGACGGTCGCGCTTGGTTCTAGCCTGACCGCTGCTGGTTTTTGTATGCAGTATTGGTTTCCACAGGTGCCCGTCTGGACCTGGTGCCTGCTGTTTTGTGTGTTGATCTATTTACTGAATGTTGTGTCGTCCCGTTTCTTTGCCGAAGGGGAGTTTTGGTTCTCGATTGTTAAAGTGGTCACAATCCTTGCCTTTATCGTACTCGGTGGAGGGGCGATGTTTGGCTTTATTCCGATGCAGGATGGTTCGCCCGCGCCGTTCTTCCAGAACATTACTGCGTCTGGCTGGTTCCCTTACGGCGGCCTTCCGATATTGATGACGATGGTGGCGGTAAACTTCGCCTTCTCCGGTACGGAACTGATCGGCATCGCGGCAGGAGAAACTGAGAATCCGCACAAGGTTGTACCGATGGCGATTCGCACGACCGTCGCGCGGTTGGTGATCTTCTTTTTGGGGACGGTGCTGGTGCTGGCGGCGATAATCCCAATGGAAGAGGCCGGTATCGCCAAAAGCCCGTTTGTACTGGTGTTTGAAAAGATTGGTATTCCTTACGCCGCCGATATTTTTAATTTCGTGATTTTGACGGCGATCCTGTCTGCGGCTAACTCAGGGCTGTATGCCTCGGGGCGTATGCTGTGGTCGTTGTCCAACGAAGGCACGTTGCCACGCCGTTTTTCTCGTCTGACGCGCCGGGGTATTCCGCTTTTTGCTATTTCCGTCAGTATGCTGGGCGGGCTGCTGGCGCTGTTTTCCAGCGTGATCGCTCCGGACACCGTTTACGTGGCGCTGTCCGCGATTTCCGGTTTTGCCGTGGTGGCGGTGTGGTTGAGTATTTGTGCCTCGCACTATATGTTTCGTCGCCACCATGTCCGCACCGGAAAATCTCTTTCCGAACTGCAATATCGTGCGCCTTGGTTCCCGATAACACCGATTTTGGGATTCTTGCTCTGCCTGCTGGCCTGCGTTGGGCTGGCGTTTGACCCAAGCCAGCGGATTGCGCTGTGGTGTGGAATTCCATTTGTCGCGCTGTGTTACGGTGCTTATTATTTCACGCAGTCAATGAAGAAGCGTGGATTAACAGGAGTGGAAGACATTGCGTAA
- a CDS encoding ABC transporter substrate-binding protein: MKKAGIRFTLAALTLAVASAASANTLVYCSEGSPENFNPQLYTSGTSVDASAVPIYNRLVDFKVGTTELVPSLAERWDISADGRVYTFHLRKGVKFQSNKSFKPSRDFTADDVIFSFMRQKDPQHPYHNVSKGTYANFESLSFSSLIQNIEKVDDHTVRFTLSHAEAPFLADLAWYFASILSAEYADAMLKAGTPERVDMEPIGTGPFELAQYQKDSRILFKAFPDYWEGKAKLERLIFTITPDASVRYAKLEKNECQVMPFPNPADLPRMKENKDIVLMQKAGLNTGFLSFNTQKAPTDNVKVRQALTMAINKSAIIEAVFQGTGTVAKNLLPPGVWSADSELKDYDYDPDKARVLLKEAGLAEGTAIELWAMPVQRPYNPNARRMSEMIQADWAKVGVQAKIVTFEWGEYLKRVKGGEHQAALMGWTTATGDPDNFFGPLFTCTAANGGSNSAKWCYAPFDKLITDARASQDHEQRIALYKQAQQMMHDQAPAVMIAHSTIFEPVRKEVTGYEVDPFGKHIFYQVDVKK, from the coding sequence ATGAAAAAAGCAGGAATACGATTCACATTGGCTGCGTTGACGCTGGCGGTTGCCTCTGCGGCATCGGCGAATACCTTGGTGTATTGCTCTGAAGGATCGCCGGAAAACTTTAACCCGCAGCTTTATACCTCCGGCACCAGCGTGGATGCCAGTGCGGTGCCGATTTATAACCGTCTGGTGGATTTCAAGGTCGGCACCACAGAACTGGTGCCGAGTCTGGCGGAACGCTGGGACATTAGTGCGGATGGTCGTGTGTATACCTTTCATTTGCGCAAAGGGGTGAAGTTCCAGAGCAACAAATCTTTCAAACCCTCACGTGATTTTACCGCCGATGACGTCATTTTCTCTTTTATGCGGCAAAAAGACCCGCAGCATCCTTACCATAATGTTTCGAAAGGGACTTATGCCAATTTTGAGAGTTTGTCCTTCAGTTCACTGATTCAGAATATCGAGAAAGTGGATGACCACACGGTGCGCTTTACGCTTTCCCATGCGGAGGCCCCATTTCTGGCCGATCTAGCCTGGTACTTCGCTTCCATTCTCTCTGCGGAATATGCCGACGCCATGCTCAAAGCCGGCACGCCGGAGCGCGTGGATATGGAGCCGATTGGCACTGGACCGTTTGAATTAGCACAGTATCAGAAAGATTCGCGCATTCTGTTTAAGGCGTTTCCAGACTATTGGGAAGGCAAAGCCAAACTGGAACGGTTGATTTTCACTATTACGCCAGACGCCTCCGTGCGTTACGCCAAGCTGGAAAAGAACGAGTGTCAGGTGATGCCATTCCCTAATCCTGCCGATCTGCCGCGTATGAAAGAGAACAAAGATATCGTACTGATGCAGAAGGCGGGATTGAATACCGGTTTCCTGTCGTTCAATACCCAAAAGGCACCGACGGATAATGTGAAAGTACGGCAGGCATTGACGATGGCGATTAACAAATCGGCGATTATTGAAGCCGTTTTTCAGGGCACTGGCACTGTGGCGAAAAACCTGCTGCCGCCGGGCGTTTGGAGCGCCGACAGTGAGTTGAAGGATTATGACTACGATCCCGATAAGGCCAGAGTGTTACTGAAAGAAGCCGGTTTGGCAGAGGGCACCGCTATCGAACTGTGGGCGATGCCGGTGCAGCGTCCGTATAACCCGAATGCTCGCCGTATGTCGGAGATGATTCAGGCCGACTGGGCGAAAGTCGGCGTGCAGGCCAAGATTGTCACCTTCGAGTGGGGCGAATACCTGAAAAGGGTGAAGGGCGGTGAACATCAGGCAGCATTGATGGGCTGGACAACGGCGACGGGTGATCCTGATAACTTCTTCGGCCCGCTGTTTACCTGCACGGCAGCCAACGGCGGTTCCAACTCGGCAAAGTGGTGCTATGCGCCGTTTGACAAACTCATCACCGATGCGCGTGCTTCACAGGATCATGAGCAGCGAATCGCTTTATACAAGCAGGCGCAGCAGATGATGCACGATCAGGCTCCGGCCGTGATGATTGCGCATTCCACCATCTTTGAACCGGTACGCAAAGAAGTGACCGGGTATGAAGTTGACCCGTTTGGCAAGCATATTTTCTATCAGGTCGACGTGAAGAAATAA
- a CDS encoding epoxyqueuosine reductase QueH: MSNVKTAEFKRPQLSLPNGADKLLLHSCCAPCSGEVMEAITASGIDYTIFFYNPNIHPQREYLIRKEENLRFAEQNNVPFIDADYDSDNWLERAKGMEREPERGIRCTMCFDMRFERTALYAAENGFSVISSSLGISRWKNMQQINECGQNAAQKYPGVTYWDYNWRKGGGSARMIEISKREHFYQQEYCGCIYSLRDSNKYRQSQGRDIIRIGKLYYGDETE; this comes from the coding sequence ATGTCGAATGTCAAAACCGCAGAATTTAAACGCCCGCAGCTTTCACTGCCAAATGGCGCAGACAAACTGCTGCTGCACTCTTGCTGCGCCCCTTGCTCTGGTGAAGTCATGGAAGCCATCACCGCTTCTGGCATCGACTACACCATTTTCTTCTATAACCCCAATATCCATCCGCAGCGTGAATATCTGATCCGCAAAGAGGAAAACCTGCGTTTTGCCGAACAGAATAACGTGCCTTTCATTGATGCGGATTACGACTCAGATAACTGGTTAGAACGCGCCAAAGGCATGGAGCGGGAGCCCGAACGCGGCATTCGCTGCACCATGTGTTTTGATATGCGCTTTGAACGCACGGCGCTGTATGCCGCGGAAAACGGCTTTAGCGTAATTTCCAGTTCGTTGGGGATTTCCCGCTGGAAAAACATGCAGCAGATTAACGAATGCGGCCAGAATGCGGCGCAGAAATATCCTGGTGTCACCTACTGGGATTATAACTGGCGCAAAGGCGGTGGTTCAGCGCGGATGATCGAAATCAGCAAGCGTGAACATTTCTATCAGCAAGAATATTGCGGCTGCATCTATTCACTGCGTGATTCCAATAAATATCGCCAATCACAAGGGCGCGATATTATCCGCATCGGTAAACTGTATTACGGCGACGAAACCGAATAA